In Euphorbia lathyris chromosome 9, ddEupLath1.1, whole genome shotgun sequence, the following are encoded in one genomic region:
- the LOC136206747 gene encoding uncharacterized protein produces the protein MKKLVFSQLRRHYPQKPFTPLSAWRGWYSSDSQFNSNPPSQPIPIQPVSYPVKPKDEPTSDQNQSPPPPQHFPQSQQHPEQFRTNPPDFPNQQWTREEIRYVKDSPSISPVSYPARVAPLPEDRVAVEEESPTPDEKAMQSQEMESRRIQAEYQASRRKALEEEAKTPFPKLIKSEKREKRPLFDLMDAIRQVKANARKTFDETVEAHVRLGIPSSRSDLIVRGTLTLPHGGKKVLRIAVFAEGADADEARAAGADVVGGSELIDEILRDGKVDFDKCFTTTQFFPRVVKLARILNNYGLMPDAKQGTVVSNVSVAVKEAKKEQIKYRMDKSSIVHVGLGKVSFTEEILRENVGALMNSLLQAKPAGLKKTSKYVGYVSTFHICSTMGNGFPVSIQSLSKAEDHYDKVYLKSRA, from the exons ATGAAGAAGCTCGTTTTCTCTCAACTTCGCCGCCACTATCCCCAGAAACCTTTCACTCCACTTTCAGCATGGCGTGGATGGTACTCCTCTGATTCCCAATTCAATTCAAATCCACCTTCTCAACCTATCCCAATCCAACCAGTTTCTTACCCAGTAAAGCCTAAAGATGAGCCTACTTCTGATCAAAATCAATCCCCTCCTCCACCACAACATTTTCCCCAATCACAACAACATCCTGAACAATTTCGTACAAATCCCCCAGATTTCCCTAATCAGCAATGGACTCGAGAGGAAATCCGATACGTAAAAGACTCACCTTCTATATCCCCGGTATCCTATCCCGCTCGCGTTGCCCCTCTTCCGGAGGATAGGGTTGCGGTTGAAGAAGAAAGTCCAACGCCAGATGAGAAGGCGATGCAGAGCCAGGAGATGGAGAGTAGGAGGATTCAGGCTGAATATCAGGCAAGTAGAAGGAAGGCTTTAGAAGAGGAAGCAAAAACTCCTTTTCCTAAATTGATCAAGTCTGAAAAGAGGGAGAAGAGGCCTCTTTTTGATTTGATGGATGCAATTCGGCAAGTGAAG GCCAATGCCAGGAAGACATTTGATGAGACTGTTGAAGCGCATGTAAGATTGGGGATTCCTAGTTCCCGTTCTGACCTG ATTGTCCGTGGTACCTTGACTCTACCTCATGGCGGTAAGAAG GTTCTCAGGATAGCTGTCTTTGCTGAAGGAGCAGATGCAGATGAAGCAAGAGCTGCAGGAGCTGATGTTGTTGGTGGTTCGGAACTTATTGATGAAATTTTAC GCGATGGAAAAGTTGATTTTGACAAGTGTTTCACAACTACTCAATTCTTTCCTCGAGTAGTCAAG CTAGCAAGGATTCTAAACAACTATGGACTGATGCCAGATGCGAAA CAAGGAACTGTGGTCAGTAATGTTTCTGTTGCTGTAAAAGAAGCAAAAAAGGAACAAATTAAATATAGAATGGATAAATCATCAATTGTCCATGTAGGACTTGGAAAG GTAAGTTTTACAGAGGAGATTTTACGCGAGAATGTTGGTGCACTAATGAATTCACTTTTGCAAGCTAAGCCAGCAGGCCTAAAAAAGA CATCCAAATATGTTGGGTATGTGAGCACCTTCCATATATGCAGCACG ATGGGAAATGGGTTTCCTGTTTCAATACAATCATTGTCCAAAGCTGAGGATCACTACGACAAAGTTTACCTCAAATCCCGCGCATGA